CATACAAAGACGTGATAACAATTTTGGAACCTTAGAAGAGTTCTATCAAAAAATAGAAAAAATACCTCACGAGCTTGATTTTGGTTCTAGAATGTTGTTATTGATTGATGAGATTAATAAGATGTTTGTTCATACTGATTTATGGGCTTACACATCTCATGGTACTTTGGTTATTCAAAATATTGATGATATAAAGCAAGAGGAACAATTAATAGAAATCTGTTATCATTATAATGGAACTTATAGAATTAATTATGAAATGCCAAAACATGCTCCTTGGAAAAATGCTAAAGTACACGTACACGGATTAGCTGATGGTATAGAAGAAATTAAAAAGTATCTTTTGATTGCTATGAGGGAAAGTGAAGGTTGGAAAGGTAACGAAGAGTTAATTCTTTTATTAAAAAAATACGAATTATAGTTATACAACCTTAAACAAAATCCACATCAACCACAACTTGTATTTTCTTAAACGATTTATCTTTATAAAGCTCATCAATTTGAAATTGAATAAACTCTTTTGTTTTTCTCAAATCAAACTGATTGCGTTCTAGTTTTATCAAAATAGCTTGTTGAAATTTATTTCTGATACGTTCGATAATTGGAGCTTCAGGTCCTAAAACACGTTGAAGACTAAGTTTTGATTGAAGTTTTTTTGATAAAATAAAAGCTGCTTTTTGTGCCATTTCTCGCTCTTCGTGTCTTACCATTAGCTTTATTAGTCTTGCAAAAGGAGGGTAATTATATTGTTCTCTTTCCATAATTTCTTGATTATAGAAAGTTTGATAATCGTGAAGACTAATAATAGCAAAAAGAGGATGCGATGGCGCATTGGTCTGAATGACTACTTTTCCTTTTCCACTCCTACGTCCTGCACGTCCACTCACTTGCATGATAAGCTGCATAAAACGCTCAGAAGAACGAAAATCAGGAAAAAACAAAATTCTGTCGGCATCAAAAACGCCTACTAGATTTACCTTCTCAAAATCTAATCCTTTTGTTATCATCTGCGTTCCTACCAAAATATCAACTTCATGCTTTTCAAAGGAATCAATAATTTTTTCGTACCCTGTTTTAGTTCGTGTTGTATCTCTGTCCATCCTTGCAATCCTACTTTCAGGTAACATAACCTGCAAATCTTCTTCTATTTTTTGCGTTCCAAAACCTATCGGATATATTTTTGTAGAGCCACAAGCCGAACAGTTTTGAGGAATTTTTGTAGAAAATCCACAATAATGACAACGCAATTCTTGTGCTTTTTGATGATAGGTAAGACTTACCGAACAGTTCTGACATTCTGGAATTGTTTCACAAACTTCACAACTCAAATAAGGTGCGTAACCACGACGATTTTGAAAAAGTAAAATCTGTTCATGATTTTGTAAAGCTGTTTTCATTTGCTCAAAAAGTTCTCTTGTAAATTGCTCTTTGAGTTCTTTTCTCTTTTTGGATTCTCGCAAATCTACCAACTGAATTTCAGGTAAAGTAGCCTCTCCAAAACGCTGCAAAACTTCTACTAAACCATACTGTTTTTGTTTAGCTAAAAAATAGCTTTCCACAGACGGAGTAGCCGAACCCAAAACAACCTTTGCTTGATGTTTGTGAGCCAAAACAAGCGCAGCATCACGAGCATGATAACGTGGCGCAGGGTCATACTGCTTATAAGAAGGGTCATGTTCTTCATCGACGATTATCAGCCCCAAATGCTCAAA
This is a stretch of genomic DNA from Bernardetia sp. MNP-M8. It encodes these proteins:
- the priA gene encoding primosomal protein N', whose protein sequence is MSLFQSFSDSTNAISTERKTLFAEVIIPVPLKTTFTYRIPFELNEFVQSGVRVVVPFGRKRVLTGVVKSITQEAPKGYSAKYILELLDETPLITQTQIWFWTWIASYYMCSVGEVMNAALPSGLKLSSTSRLQLHPEWKNGINEEEIKQKRIEYDLSDDEIRLINLLELESSLTYEQAGEKLDLQDVYQVIKKLTQKRIIIIFEELKEKYSPLREKHILIAKEYASQEGVAEAFTKTTRSAKQEELLLTYLSKNPIKDYPKSISKKELLGENLSPSSLKTLIKNGIFEEFEKTLSRFEFEEWTETTSAINLTSTQEKAVHQIFEHFQDKSTVLLHGITGSGKTEMYVSLIEQVLQSGSQVLMLLPEIALTSQIVVRLKRIFGNAVGVYHSRFSDNERVEVWKGVLNGDINFVIGVRSSVFLPFEHLGLIIVDEEHDPSYKQYDPAPRYHARDAALVLAHKHQAKVVLGSATPSVESYFLAKQKQYGLVEVLQRFGEATLPEIQLVDLRESKKRKELKEQFTRELFEQMKTALQNHEQILLFQNRRGYAPYLSCEVCETIPECQNCSVSLTYHQKAQELRCHYCGFSTKIPQNCSACGSTKIYPIGFGTQKIEEDLQVMLPESRIARMDRDTTRTKTGYEKIIDSFEKHEVDILVGTQMITKGLDFEKVNLVGVFDADRILFFPDFRSSERFMQLIMQVSGRAGRRSGKGKVVIQTNAPSHPLFAIISLHDYQTFYNQEIMEREQYNYPPFARLIKLMVRHEEREMAQKAAFILSKKLQSKLSLQRVLGPEAPIIERIRNKFQQAILIKLERNQFDLRKTKEFIQFQIDELYKDKSFKKIQVVVDVDFV